The following are from one region of the Pseudobacteriovorax antillogorgiicola genome:
- a CDS encoding transposase → MNPAPKKRRNLIRYLSKYLCRPQISLKRLLRYSSSSDEVVYKYNSHSSGKSEVERTSVIKFIGRMVQQILPPRFKRIRYYGLQSQSNRSRLTAKVCEAVGRLVLLPEIERRSEVPARSSYKGLIEIWWGEDPFRCKECGNQMELARVWQFGKGWIFNIFDQLFGYDLGPPGHLPDFCYS, encoded by the coding sequence GTGAATCCGGCTCCAAAGAAAAGACGGAACCTAATCCGCTATCTAAGCAAATACCTTTGCCGGCCTCAGATCAGCTTAAAGCGGCTATTGAGATACAGCTCTAGTAGTGACGAGGTGGTGTACAAATACAATAGTCATAGCTCTGGGAAAAGCGAGGTGGAGCGTACCAGTGTCATAAAGTTTATTGGCCGGATGGTTCAGCAAATACTTCCACCAAGGTTTAAGCGAATTCGTTACTATGGGCTTCAGTCGCAGAGCAATCGTAGTAGGCTTACAGCAAAGGTATGCGAGGCGGTAGGGCGGCTGGTACTGCTGCCAGAAATAGAAAGGCGGTCAGAGGTTCCAGCCAGATCAAGCTACAAAGGCTTGATAGAGATTTGGTGGGGTGAAGATCCTTTTCGTTGCAAGGAATGTGGGAACCAGATGGAGCTAGCCCGTGTGTGGCAGTTTGGTAAGGGCTGGATTTTCAATATATTTGATCAGCTTTTTGGCTATGATCTTGGCCCACCTGGGCATCTTCCTGACTTTTGCTATAGCTAA